In Pelagicoccus enzymogenes, the following proteins share a genomic window:
- a CDS encoding family 20 glycosylhydrolase: protein MTTPRLLLALFALVHFTASLLSQAAELPVRGLSIRAPDTNQAERFVAFIEDELAPRKINLLVLRVDYRFDYQSHPELASETPLTLPQVKKIVAVARENGIRLVPQINLLGHQSWHSTLGRLLTVYPEFDETPQIKLPEPGTYKWPNEDGLYCKSYCPQHPDLHEIVFALIDEITEAFEADAFHAGLDEVFYIGHEQCPRCAGQDKAELFAGEVRKLRDHLAKTGKELWMWGDRLLDAETTGLGMWEASDNDTHRAVDLIPKDVVICDWHYERAEQTPAYFALKGFDVLACPWNKPEVARAQLRQAIDFRRHSNPRLADRHRGILHTYWSSAERFMDLYESPGDADERTLGPIKVLREIFPKAVAE, encoded by the coding sequence ATGACGACGCCCCGATTGCTTTTGGCGCTATTCGCCCTTGTCCATTTCACCGCTTCGCTCCTTTCCCAAGCTGCGGAGCTTCCCGTGCGCGGACTCAGTATTCGGGCGCCCGATACGAATCAAGCCGAACGTTTCGTCGCCTTCATCGAGGATGAACTCGCGCCCCGGAAAATAAACCTGCTGGTCCTCCGGGTAGACTACCGCTTCGACTACCAAAGCCACCCAGAGCTCGCCAGCGAAACGCCGCTTACCTTGCCACAGGTGAAAAAGATCGTGGCCGTGGCCCGCGAGAATGGCATTCGTCTCGTTCCGCAAATCAATCTGCTCGGGCACCAATCTTGGCACAGCACCCTCGGACGCTTGCTCACGGTATATCCAGAATTCGATGAAACGCCCCAGATAAAACTGCCAGAGCCCGGTACCTACAAGTGGCCCAACGAAGACGGACTCTACTGCAAAAGCTACTGCCCGCAGCATCCAGACTTGCATGAAATCGTCTTCGCCTTGATCGACGAGATTACGGAAGCCTTTGAAGCCGATGCCTTTCACGCGGGGCTCGACGAGGTTTTCTACATCGGGCACGAGCAGTGTCCGCGCTGCGCGGGCCAGGACAAGGCAGAGCTCTTCGCCGGAGAGGTTCGCAAGCTGCGCGACCACCTCGCGAAAACGGGCAAAGAGCTCTGGATGTGGGGCGACCGTCTACTCGACGCAGAAACCACTGGGCTAGGGATGTGGGAAGCCAGCGACAACGACACCCATCGCGCCGTCGACTTGATTCCCAAAGACGTTGTCATCTGCGACTGGCACTACGAGCGAGCGGAACAGACTCCCGCCTACTTCGCCCTGAAGGGCTTCGACGTGCTCGCCTGCCCTTGGAACAAGCCGGAGGTCGCCCGCGCCCAACTGCGGCAAGCGATCGACTTTCGCCGCCACTCCAATCCTCGCTTGGCCGACCGGCATCGCGGCATTCTTCATACCTACTGGTCGAGCGCGGAGAGATTCATGGACCTCTACGAATCCCCAGGAGACGCTGACGAGCGGACGCTAGGCCCCATCAAGGTTTTGAGGGAGATATTCCCCAAGGCTGTCGCAGAGTAA
- a CDS encoding glycoside hydrolase family 52 protein: MIPENPSFHAHHSPVGALASFTCGAHGAKGGMGLELSGPYQGDISVGYQDAAGTLNLLPLFADNDSSESERYVEGSLQAARPQRVLKDVTREYLWATDRISAPGVTFEIVTPFFAIPDPKYATPTELAFASCPVVQVSVTFKNDGTEGIRGIFALGIDHRWSSLGERTNGTLTGAMSREEIGFATQNEEASCWMDFDPLSALNRKHSTAEFLLGPTAGLEIYVPPGEERTLEITLGFFKAGTATYNRAMSYYYTQHFTNLSQVLEYGIACREEYLELARERDEELASSKLNDEQKFLIAHATRSYYGSTQWLWDGSQSVWVVNEGEYLMMNTFDLTVDMLFFEMRFNPWTVRNELEQFVNRYSFYDEVFDPADPETLYPGGISFTHDMGVMNHWSPATRSSYEVGGLDRACFSHMTCEQLTNWVLCAGAYLSKTHDEEFLRRYRHILVECFTSLQNRDHHDPAQRDGIMSLESSRTQGGGEITTYDSLDHSLGQSRRNIYLGGKMWASYVALEKLFELSELDELSKEAREAASLAAKTLTEGYDPNLGYIPAVLEEGNTSAIIPAIEALVYPYFMGLSEVTSEQGPYGDYIKTLKKHLKHVIDTGICLYEDGGWKLSSSADNSWMSKINLCQFVAREILGFDFGKGQFEADRAHARWEREGSKLSACSDQFRSGVAHGSLYYPRIVTNILWLREQ; the protein is encoded by the coding sequence ATGATACCAGAAAACCCATCCTTTCACGCCCATCACTCTCCCGTGGGGGCTCTCGCATCCTTCACCTGCGGAGCCCATGGAGCCAAAGGAGGCATGGGCCTCGAGCTATCTGGCCCCTACCAGGGAGATATTTCGGTCGGCTACCAAGATGCGGCTGGAACCCTGAACTTGCTTCCCCTCTTCGCCGACAACGACTCCTCCGAGTCGGAAAGGTACGTGGAAGGCTCCCTTCAAGCCGCTAGGCCTCAACGCGTGCTTAAGGACGTCACGCGCGAATACCTGTGGGCCACGGACCGTATTTCCGCGCCGGGCGTCACCTTTGAAATCGTCACTCCATTCTTCGCCATTCCCGACCCGAAGTATGCGACTCCCACCGAACTCGCCTTCGCAAGCTGCCCTGTCGTGCAGGTTTCCGTGACCTTCAAGAACGATGGAACCGAAGGGATCCGAGGCATCTTCGCCCTCGGCATCGACCACCGCTGGAGCAGCCTAGGCGAGCGAACCAACGGAACGCTGACCGGCGCCATGAGTCGGGAAGAGATCGGCTTCGCTACCCAAAACGAGGAAGCGAGCTGCTGGATGGACTTCGACCCGCTCTCGGCCCTCAACCGTAAACACTCGACTGCGGAGTTCCTGCTCGGCCCCACGGCAGGCCTGGAGATCTACGTTCCGCCCGGCGAGGAACGAACCCTGGAGATAACGCTCGGCTTCTTCAAGGCGGGAACCGCGACCTACAACCGGGCGATGTCGTACTACTACACGCAACACTTCACAAACCTGTCTCAAGTTCTTGAATACGGGATAGCCTGCCGCGAAGAGTACCTCGAGCTCGCTCGCGAGCGGGACGAGGAACTCGCCAGCTCGAAGCTCAACGACGAGCAAAAGTTCCTTATCGCCCATGCCACCCGCAGCTACTACGGATCGACGCAGTGGCTTTGGGACGGCAGCCAATCGGTTTGGGTCGTCAACGAAGGAGAGTACCTCATGATGAACACCTTCGACCTCACCGTCGACATGCTGTTCTTCGAAATGCGCTTCAACCCTTGGACGGTGCGCAACGAACTCGAGCAATTCGTGAACCGCTACTCCTTCTACGACGAGGTTTTCGACCCAGCGGATCCCGAAACCCTCTACCCTGGCGGCATTTCCTTCACCCACGACATGGGCGTCATGAACCATTGGAGCCCGGCGACCCGTAGCTCCTACGAGGTCGGAGGGCTCGACCGAGCCTGCTTCTCGCACATGACCTGCGAGCAATTGACCAACTGGGTGCTCTGCGCAGGCGCTTACCTATCCAAAACGCACGACGAGGAATTCCTTCGCCGCTACCGGCACATTCTCGTCGAATGCTTCACCTCCCTGCAAAACCGCGACCATCACGACCCCGCCCAACGCGACGGGATCATGAGCCTGGAATCATCGCGCACCCAGGGCGGCGGCGAGATCACCACTTACGATTCGCTCGACCACTCGCTCGGGCAATCACGACGCAACATCTACCTTGGCGGCAAGATGTGGGCCTCCTACGTGGCGCTCGAAAAGCTCTTCGAGCTCTCGGAGCTCGACGAGCTATCCAAGGAAGCCCGAGAGGCAGCGTCCCTCGCAGCCAAGACCTTGACCGAAGGTTACGATCCAAATCTTGGATACATTCCGGCTGTACTGGAAGAAGGCAATACCAGCGCCATCATTCCAGCCATCGAAGCCCTCGTCTATCCCTACTTTATGGGCCTGAGCGAGGTGACCAGCGAGCAGGGCCCCTACGGCGATTACATCAAGACGCTCAAGAAGCACTTGAAGCATGTTATCGACACGGGCATCTGCCTCTACGAGGACGGAGGCTGGAAGCTCTCCTCCTCCGCCGACAACTCTTGGATGTCGAAGATCAACCTCTGCCAATTCGTCGCTCGCGAGATTCTCGGCTTCGACTTCGGAAAGGGACAGTTCGAGGCTGACCGAGCACACGCCCGCTGGGAGCGCGAAGGGTCCAAGCTTTCCGCTTGCTCGGACCAATTCCGTTCCGGCGTCGCTCACGGCTCGCTCTACTACCCGCGTATCGTCACCAACATACTCTGGCTGCGGGAGCAGTAG
- a CDS encoding aldehyde dehydrogenase (NADP(+)), protein MQKILFNGAWTDSSSPRSQFHAFNPSTKAELKERAFPESNWQEIESIVDAAYEAAQALLETEPSTLAAFLETYAAKIEVATDRLAAIAHEETGLPVSPRLAGVEIPRTINQIRQAAAAARSGDWARPTLDTENNIHSMHGPLGGPVVVFGPNNFPFAYNGIAGGDFASAIAAGNPVIAKAHPAHPYTTQLLAELAQEAANEMGLPSGTVQLFYGTAPENGLKLVAHPKVAAVGFTGSRPGGLALKEAADKAGTPIYLEMSSVNPVFVLPGALEERGPEIGKELHASCTLGAGQFCTKPGLVVLQESKEASALIEQMAESFSQTPPGILLTGGGVKAVSNAVEQLKAAGAKVAAGGNVANTAHFGYEPTLLTVDGDTFLANPSELQSEAFGSVCLVVTATDIEQLKAVAAALEGNLTGSIYSESQGRDDDSYAGLAKTLRTKVGRLLNDKVPTGVAVCPSMNHGGPYPATGHPGFTAVGFPASVIRFSALHSYDNVREHRLPVALRKKNPTGTLNRLVNGKWTTADA, encoded by the coding sequence ATGCAGAAGATCCTCTTCAACGGAGCCTGGACAGATTCCAGCTCGCCGCGTTCACAGTTTCACGCTTTCAATCCTAGCACTAAGGCCGAGCTGAAGGAGCGAGCCTTTCCAGAGTCGAACTGGCAAGAAATCGAGTCCATCGTAGACGCCGCTTACGAGGCCGCCCAAGCGCTGCTCGAAACCGAGCCCAGCACGCTCGCAGCCTTCCTGGAAACCTATGCGGCTAAGATCGAAGTCGCCACCGATCGTCTCGCAGCCATAGCCCACGAAGAGACAGGGCTACCCGTTTCGCCCCGCCTGGCAGGCGTGGAAATCCCTCGAACCATCAACCAGATCCGTCAAGCCGCCGCCGCTGCGCGCTCCGGAGATTGGGCCCGTCCCACCTTGGACACCGAAAATAACATCCACTCCATGCACGGTCCCCTCGGCGGCCCAGTCGTGGTGTTCGGTCCGAACAACTTTCCCTTCGCCTACAATGGCATCGCCGGAGGAGACTTTGCCTCGGCAATCGCCGCCGGAAACCCCGTCATCGCCAAGGCCCATCCAGCCCACCCGTACACGACCCAACTTCTCGCGGAACTGGCGCAAGAGGCGGCCAACGAGATGGGATTGCCCAGCGGCACCGTGCAGTTGTTCTATGGCACGGCACCCGAAAATGGCCTGAAGCTGGTGGCCCATCCCAAGGTAGCGGCCGTCGGATTCACCGGCAGCCGGCCCGGCGGGCTCGCCCTGAAGGAGGCAGCCGACAAGGCGGGCACGCCCATCTACCTGGAAATGTCCTCCGTAAACCCAGTCTTCGTATTGCCCGGAGCCCTTGAGGAACGCGGCCCGGAGATCGGCAAGGAGCTCCACGCTTCCTGCACTCTCGGGGCAGGCCAGTTCTGCACGAAGCCTGGCCTGGTCGTCCTTCAGGAGAGCAAGGAGGCTTCAGCATTGATCGAGCAGATGGCGGAAAGCTTCTCCCAAACCCCTCCAGGCATCCTGCTGACGGGCGGCGGGGTAAAAGCCGTCTCCAACGCAGTCGAACAACTTAAGGCTGCCGGAGCAAAAGTCGCAGCTGGCGGAAACGTAGCCAATACAGCACATTTTGGATACGAGCCTACTTTGCTGACCGTTGACGGGGACACCTTCCTCGCCAACCCCTCCGAGCTGCAGAGCGAAGCCTTCGGATCCGTATGTCTCGTCGTCACAGCCACGGACATCGAGCAGCTAAAGGCCGTCGCCGCAGCCCTAGAAGGCAACCTGACCGGAAGCATCTACAGCGAATCACAAGGCCGCGATGACGACAGCTACGCAGGCCTCGCCAAGACGCTACGCACTAAAGTGGGTCGCCTCCTCAACGACAAGGTACCCACCGGCGTCGCCGTTTGCCCCTCGATGAACCATGGCGGACCGTATCCAGCAACTGGACACCCGGGCTTCACCGCAGTTGGCTTCCCCGCGAGCGTCATTCGCTTCAGCGCCTTGCATAGCTACGACAACGTTCGCGAGCACCGCTTGCCCGTGGCTCTGCGAAAGAAGAACCCCACTGGCACGCTCAATCGCCTCGTCAACGGCAAGTGGACGACGGCAGACGCCTGA
- a CDS encoding heparan-alpha-glucosaminide N-acetyltransferase domain-containing protein — translation MENRIRSIDAFRALTMLLMVWVNDFWSLSNVPSWLLHVSADTDGMGFSDIIFPVFLFIVGLSIPFALQARAQRGENLLQVCKHIAARSAALILMGVLMVNLENYDTEAALLPKMAWQLTMVAAFILIWNSYPKSDSWKTKARALRAFGWALIVVLLYTFRSAPANGYNWIEPHWWGILGLIGWSYLICSLYTLFASQNIASVLVGWLALSLFNIAWLAGWLDALAPLKDYVWIVGDGSLPALTLCGCLLSLIYLHYRGRASLARFYACAVSIGCACILVGFLLRPLGGISKIHATPSWTQICAGIAILSFTAIYWIVDQQRLKAWYTIIAPAGSATLTCYLLPYLAYPLLELAGLSLPEVATSGLLGLMKSLAFAFAIVWATGGLNRCGVKLGV, via the coding sequence ATGGAAAACCGGATACGATCCATCGACGCGTTCCGAGCGCTCACCATGCTGCTCATGGTGTGGGTCAACGACTTTTGGAGCCTGTCGAACGTGCCAAGCTGGCTGCTCCACGTTTCAGCCGATACCGATGGCATGGGGTTCTCCGACATCATTTTTCCGGTGTTCCTGTTCATCGTCGGATTGTCCATTCCCTTCGCGCTGCAAGCCCGTGCCCAGCGGGGCGAAAACCTCCTGCAGGTCTGCAAACACATAGCAGCCCGTTCTGCCGCCCTGATCCTCATGGGCGTCTTGATGGTCAATCTGGAGAATTACGACACCGAGGCTGCCCTCCTGCCCAAAATGGCATGGCAGCTCACAATGGTCGCCGCCTTTATTCTCATCTGGAATTCGTATCCAAAATCCGATAGCTGGAAAACGAAAGCGCGCGCCCTTCGGGCGTTCGGCTGGGCCCTCATCGTCGTCCTCCTCTACACGTTCCGCAGCGCCCCCGCGAATGGATACAATTGGATCGAGCCTCATTGGTGGGGAATTTTAGGCCTTATCGGCTGGTCCTACCTGATCTGCTCGCTATACACGCTTTTCGCCTCTCAAAACATTGCCTCGGTTCTCGTCGGTTGGCTGGCCTTGTCCCTGTTCAATATCGCATGGTTAGCGGGCTGGCTCGACGCGCTGGCTCCCCTCAAGGACTACGTTTGGATCGTAGGCGACGGCTCGCTTCCCGCGCTCACCCTGTGCGGCTGCTTGCTATCCCTTATCTACCTGCACTACCGAGGCAGGGCTTCCTTGGCTCGCTTCTACGCCTGCGCCGTTTCAATCGGCTGCGCATGCATCCTGGTCGGCTTCCTGCTGCGCCCATTGGGAGGCATATCGAAAATCCACGCCACCCCATCCTGGACCCAGATCTGCGCCGGCATCGCTATCCTGAGCTTCACTGCGATCTACTGGATCGTCGACCAGCAGCGCCTTAAGGCTTGGTACACAATCATTGCTCCAGCTGGATCCGCGACCCTCACGTGCTACTTGCTGCCCTATTTAGCTTATCCGCTGCTCGAGCTTGCCGGGCTAAGCCTACCAGAGGTCGCCACCTCAGGCCTCCTCGGCCTTATGAAGTCGCTCGCGTTCGCCTTCGCAATCGTCTGGGCAACGGGCGGACTCAATCGTTGCGGCGTAAAGCTCGGCGTCTAG
- a CDS encoding aldo/keto reductase, with amino-acid sequence MKYRRYGRTEIKMPVITCGGMRFQQSWSDIPWDEVKRGGQANLEAAVRFSLEVGSNHIETARGYGSSEMQLGMILPKFNREELILQTKVAPEEDPKVFLENFEKSMAYLKTDYVDLFSFHGINNAEILDWVLRDGGCMEVARKLREQGRIRHIGYSTHASNQVICEANASGLFDYCNVHWYFVNELNWEAIQVAKQQDMGVFIISPNDKGGKLYSPPQKLVELCGDLHPMQWNALFCLSRPEVHTLSMGVSCPQDFDTHLEMLDYYDKAEETMKPVEEKLRAEMVKTLGADWCAGWWKGIPEWEELPGGVNVKEIMRLYTYAKALDIVEWGKMRYNLLGNAGHWFPGHKAKDYDEGEMREKLSESPFADQVLGLLEEAHQMFDDAEVKRLSES; translated from the coding sequence ATGAAGTATCGCAGATATGGTCGCACTGAGATTAAGATGCCGGTAATCACCTGCGGCGGGATGCGTTTTCAGCAGAGCTGGTCGGATATTCCGTGGGATGAGGTCAAGCGAGGCGGGCAGGCAAACCTGGAAGCGGCGGTGCGGTTCTCCTTGGAGGTTGGTTCCAACCATATCGAAACGGCCCGCGGCTATGGCTCTTCCGAAATGCAATTGGGCATGATTCTTCCCAAGTTCAATCGGGAAGAACTGATCCTGCAAACGAAGGTGGCTCCGGAGGAGGATCCCAAGGTTTTCCTGGAGAATTTCGAGAAGTCGATGGCGTACCTGAAAACGGACTACGTCGACCTGTTCTCCTTTCACGGGATAAACAATGCGGAGATTCTCGATTGGGTGTTACGCGACGGGGGCTGCATGGAGGTGGCTCGCAAGTTGAGGGAGCAGGGGCGCATCCGGCACATCGGCTACTCCACGCATGCGAGCAACCAGGTGATTTGCGAGGCGAACGCCAGCGGACTGTTCGACTACTGCAACGTGCACTGGTACTTCGTGAACGAGCTCAACTGGGAGGCGATTCAAGTCGCCAAGCAGCAGGACATGGGCGTCTTCATCATCAGTCCGAACGACAAGGGCGGCAAGCTCTACTCTCCTCCGCAAAAGCTGGTGGAGCTTTGCGGCGACCTTCATCCGATGCAGTGGAATGCCTTGTTCTGCCTATCCAGGCCGGAAGTCCACACCTTGAGCATGGGCGTGAGCTGTCCCCAGGATTTCGATACGCACCTGGAAATGCTCGACTATTACGACAAGGCCGAGGAAACGATGAAGCCGGTCGAGGAAAAGCTGCGGGCCGAGATGGTCAAAACCTTAGGAGCGGATTGGTGCGCTGGGTGGTGGAAAGGGATTCCCGAATGGGAGGAGTTGCCCGGCGGCGTCAACGTCAAGGAAATCATGCGACTTTACACCTATGCGAAGGCTCTGGATATCGTGGAATGGGGCAAGATGCGCTACAACTTGCTTGGAAACGCGGGACACTGGTTCCCGGGCCACAAGGCTAAGGATTACGACGAGGGGGAAATGCGCGAGAAGCTGTCCGAAAGTCCGTTTGCCGACCAGGTTCTCGGCCTTCTGGAGGAGGCGCACCAGATGTTCGACGACGCGGAGGTGAAGCGCTTGAGCGAGAGCTGA
- a CDS encoding hybrid sensor histidine kinase/response regulator, translating to MATHPYTPQFLTIASRLVLNAALAVACLQLCAPAEAFQKELTFKHISRDSGLPGNTIKSIVQDADGVMWIGFEAGGFASYDGSEFTVFSKGENAYDELYSDYINDLYFDDSGLLWISTEEGLNTYDRRRNAIHRVALESDPSDPRRRSVLKVLQDARGRIWVATNRGIFLRESDSAAFESVSVSHNASGSENSVLNCQKVYQDHYGLIWIATRNGAYVYNDLDGIFEPPAFIDFGERNPRSNDFFDIIEDNRGNLWFGHQTGIGRYNRTERRYTEIKLHEAGSDEEETNVQCLLSDRRGYIWVGTFSDGLRIIDPVQNSIRSIRVSPSNSEGLLSNSIRSLHEDRNGLVWIGSKFEGIFIYDQIIETFPLQRGSIERDGGLFGTHVMSLLVDREGLLWVGTKRGGLNLYDPNSDQYLANYYSGESEGDIFDNRIEDILESSSGTVWLGTEKGVSRFIREEQRFQNYSTYVVRELAEAPDNKLYVGTNYGLQIFDPADGSFTAFPEVDGIDLSPQSGKEIKALYRNKTGLLFIGTHHDGLYLYDPEMNTLEAYMPSQEDETSISGDKIRSVYEDARGRIWIGTRLDGLNLFDLERRSFERFSRQMETVGHSIFGIAEDIRGNLWLTTNRGISKFNPSEDTLETFDSNYGLQSDVFEPNAIAMGADGMIYAGGDGGFNSFDPLTIRKQETQRNVVLSSAKVFDKRIHQTDQSVALKFPHDQNYLTLSFSLTDYSAPGQNEFRYRLQGLDKDWIYGGKRNYMTYTALAPGKYSFIVEGRTPSSKWINSGPLLTFEILKPFWQEPVFIASSSIVLLALLCLLYVYLTRRQRHHQAQLELLVKHRTSDLQEANELLASKTEELASHQANLEQIVAHRTSELERAKLKAEESDRLKSSFLANMSHEIRTPMNAIVGFSELIGLPGFSEEEKLEYISLIQGNCASLNNIIDDILDISLLEAGQLRIHKTKFDLKQLLRDIENAFVAHPGGLKRDGVSLNFEGDLSGEAYEIVSDKQRLTQVITNLVSNALKFTTQGHVTVSYEIDERNDQIRFRVEDSGIGITEENLSTIWNRFQKIEDNPHEVFRGTGLGLSISKSLVDQLGGQISVASTYGEGSVFTFTLPLVRSLASTDNSSDQAPELPSPGALAKEEDQPTLLVAEDEDSNYQLIDRILKETRLRLIRAENGAKAVEICEDRQRRIDLVLMDIKMPVLDGKEATQILKRKRPNLPIIAYTAYASQSEEEEIMAYGFDEYIRKPTSRAAVLKIVEKYLPGAPPS from the coding sequence TTGGCTACCCATCCCTACACGCCGCAATTTTTGACGATAGCGTCGAGACTCGTCTTGAACGCGGCGTTGGCCGTGGCCTGCTTGCAGCTTTGCGCCCCTGCTGAAGCCTTCCAAAAGGAGCTCACCTTCAAGCACATTTCAAGGGATAGCGGCCTGCCCGGAAATACGATCAAAAGCATTGTGCAGGATGCCGACGGAGTCATGTGGATCGGCTTCGAGGCTGGTGGGTTCGCTAGCTACGACGGATCCGAGTTCACGGTGTTCAGCAAAGGGGAAAACGCCTACGACGAGCTATACAGCGACTACATCAACGACCTGTACTTCGACGATAGCGGGCTTCTCTGGATTTCGACGGAAGAAGGTTTGAACACCTACGACCGGAGGCGAAACGCCATCCACCGCGTCGCATTGGAAAGCGATCCTTCCGACCCGCGTAGACGTTCCGTGCTCAAGGTCCTGCAGGACGCTCGCGGGAGGATTTGGGTCGCGACGAACAGGGGCATTTTCCTTCGCGAAAGCGACAGCGCCGCCTTCGAGTCCGTGAGCGTTTCGCACAACGCCAGCGGTAGCGAGAATTCCGTCTTGAATTGCCAAAAGGTCTACCAAGATCACTACGGCCTCATTTGGATCGCGACACGCAACGGAGCCTATGTCTACAACGACTTGGACGGCATTTTCGAACCCCCAGCCTTCATCGACTTCGGCGAACGAAACCCGCGCTCCAACGACTTCTTCGATATCATCGAAGACAACCGTGGCAATCTGTGGTTTGGCCACCAGACCGGCATCGGCCGTTACAACCGGACCGAACGCAGGTACACCGAAATCAAGCTTCACGAGGCTGGCTCCGACGAAGAAGAGACCAACGTCCAATGCCTGCTCAGCGACCGCCGCGGCTACATTTGGGTCGGCACGTTCTCGGACGGGCTGCGCATCATCGACCCAGTCCAAAACTCGATTCGCAGCATCCGCGTTTCTCCCTCCAACAGCGAGGGCCTGCTCAGCAACAGCATTCGCTCCCTGCATGAAGACAGAAACGGCCTGGTCTGGATCGGTTCGAAGTTCGAAGGCATATTCATTTACGATCAAATCATCGAAACCTTCCCCCTGCAACGGGGCAGCATCGAACGGGACGGAGGGCTCTTCGGAACTCACGTCATGTCCTTGCTCGTCGACCGCGAGGGACTGCTGTGGGTAGGAACCAAGCGAGGCGGCTTGAATCTCTACGATCCGAACTCGGACCAGTACCTGGCCAACTACTACAGCGGCGAAAGCGAAGGCGACATCTTCGACAATCGCATCGAGGACATCTTGGAAAGCAGCAGCGGAACAGTTTGGCTGGGAACTGAAAAAGGGGTTTCGCGCTTCATCAGAGAGGAACAACGCTTCCAAAACTATAGCACCTACGTGGTGCGCGAACTTGCCGAAGCGCCAGACAACAAGCTTTACGTAGGCACCAACTACGGCTTGCAGATATTCGACCCCGCCGACGGAAGTTTCACCGCGTTTCCGGAGGTCGACGGGATAGACCTCTCCCCGCAGTCCGGAAAGGAAATCAAAGCCCTCTATCGGAACAAGACAGGCCTGCTCTTCATTGGAACCCATCACGACGGTCTCTACCTCTACGATCCCGAGATGAATACCTTGGAGGCCTATATGCCTTCCCAGGAAGACGAGACCTCGATTAGCGGAGACAAGATACGCTCTGTCTACGAGGACGCGCGCGGACGCATCTGGATCGGCACCCGACTCGACGGGCTCAACTTGTTCGACTTGGAGCGTCGCAGTTTCGAGCGCTTCTCTCGCCAGATGGAAACGGTCGGCCATTCCATCTTCGGCATTGCTGAAGACATCAGGGGAAACCTTTGGCTCACGACCAATCGGGGCATCAGCAAGTTCAACCCCAGCGAGGACACGCTCGAGACTTTTGACAGCAACTACGGGCTGCAAAGCGACGTGTTCGAGCCGAACGCGATCGCCATGGGGGCGGACGGGATGATTTACGCGGGCGGCGACGGCGGCTTCAACTCCTTCGATCCGCTGACCATCAGAAAGCAGGAAACCCAAAGAAACGTCGTATTGTCATCCGCCAAGGTATTCGACAAGCGGATACACCAGACCGATCAAAGCGTCGCCCTGAAATTCCCTCACGACCAGAATTACCTGACCCTTTCCTTTTCGCTAACCGACTACAGCGCCCCGGGGCAAAACGAATTCCGATATCGCCTGCAAGGCTTGGACAAAGACTGGATCTACGGTGGAAAGCGAAACTACATGACCTACACAGCCCTCGCTCCGGGCAAGTACAGCTTTATCGTCGAAGGCCGGACTCCATCCAGCAAATGGATCAACAGCGGCCCCCTGCTGACATTCGAAATATTGAAGCCGTTTTGGCAGGAACCCGTTTTTATCGCGTCCTCGAGCATCGTCCTCCTCGCTTTGCTGTGCTTGCTCTATGTCTACCTCACGCGGCGGCAGCGCCACCACCAGGCCCAGCTCGAACTTCTAGTCAAGCACAGGACCTCCGACCTTCAGGAGGCGAACGAGTTGCTGGCCAGCAAGACCGAAGAGCTCGCCTCCCACCAAGCGAACCTAGAACAGATAGTCGCCCACCGTACGAGCGAACTGGAGAGAGCCAAGCTGAAGGCAGAAGAATCGGATCGGCTGAAATCTTCCTTCCTGGCCAACATGTCGCATGAGATACGCACGCCGATGAACGCCATCGTCGGGTTCTCGGAACTCATCGGCCTTCCCGGCTTTTCCGAAGAGGAAAAGCTCGAATACATCTCCCTGATACAAGGCAACTGTGCCTCGCTGAACAACATCATCGACGACATACTAGACATCTCGCTGCTCGAGGCCGGCCAACTGCGAATCCACAAGACGAAGTTCGACCTGAAGCAATTGCTCCGGGATATCGAGAACGCCTTCGTCGCCCACCCGGGCGGATTGAAGCGAGATGGAGTCAGCCTGAATTTCGAGGGCGACCTCAGCGGCGAAGCCTACGAGATAGTGAGCGACAAACAACGCCTCACCCAAGTGATCACCAACCTGGTCAGCAACGCCCTGAAATTTACGACTCAGGGACACGTCACCGTATCCTACGAAATTGACGAGCGGAACGATCAGATCCGCTTTCGAGTGGAGGACAGCGGAATCGGAATCACCGAGGAGAACCTTTCCACCATTTGGAACCGATTCCAAAAAATCGAGGACAACCCGCACGAAGTGTTCCGGGGAACCGGACTTGGCCTTTCCATTTCGAAGAGTTTGGTCGACCAACTCGGAGGGCAGATATCCGTGGCTTCAACTTACGGAGAGGGATCAGTCTTCACCTTCACCTTGCCTCTCGTCAGAAGCTTAGCCTCCACGGACAACTCCTCAGATCAAGCGCCCGAGCTCCCCTCCCCCGGCGCCTTAGCGAAGGAGGAAGACCAGCCGACCTTGCTCGTCGCGGAAGACGAAGATTCGAACTATCAACTGATCGACAGGATCCTAAAGGAAACCAGGCTCCGTTTGATACGGGCGGAAAACGGAGCAAAGGCTGTCGAAATTTGCGAAGACCGGCAGCGCCGCATCGATCTGGTCCTGATGGACATCAAGATGCCTGTCCTCGACGGAAAAGAAGCGACTCAAATCCTCAAGCGCAAGCGCCCCAACCTCCCGATCATCGCCTACACGGCTTACGCGAGCCAATCGGAGGAAGAGGAAATCATGGCCTACGGATTCGATGAGTATATCAGAAAGCCGACTAGCCGCGCCGCGGTGCTCAAGATCGTCGAGAAGTATTTGCCCGGGGCACCCCCCTCCTGA